A segment of the Panicum hallii strain FIL2 chromosome 1, PHallii_v3.1, whole genome shotgun sequence genome:
CAGGGATAGCACTAGCAAAGCTGCTGCGACCATAGCCTCTCATGGACTGGACCCGATCGAGAGGCTCCATCCAAGCTCCACGTCCGGCCGTAGCCCCGCCTGAGCGGCAGCGCGCATCGTATCGCGTGCCAGTCCTGCAACCTGCATGCACCTACAGTACTCAGCTAGAGTCCAGCGGGTGAATCCGGCCCGTGAAAGGGCACAGGGCCTACACTGTAGCACATCGAATTATTGTGGCGCTGTCCTGTTCATCCAGAACCTTGGTGACGATCTCAATGCGTCGAGAAAACCACGACTTTAGCTTTGCGATTGAATCCTGTTCTAGGTTATGCTAAACAGCTCGCGCTCTAAACATCTACTAACCTCAAGCTCGACGCCGACGCTCTATATAAACCCTCCCTCTGCTCCCATCCATCCCATCCCTTGCTCCTGCATCCGTCAACCTTGGTGCTTCAGGTCGACCTCGTCACCGAGGAGATGGCTCTCTCTCGCCGCATGGCCGCGCCCGTCCTCGtcttcctgctcctcctcgtcgCCACAGGTGCCTGCTGGTTCTACCTCGGTGTGCCAAGTGTGTGTTGCCGTGCTCGTCCATTGTTCCTAGTAGATCGATTGACCTCTCGCTTTTTCCTTTGTTTGCTTTCATTCGCGCCGTGCAGAGATGGGGCCGGCGACGGTGGCGGAGGCGAGGCACTGCCTGTCGCAGAGCCACCACTTCAAGGGCCTGtgcatgagcagcagcaactGCGCCAACGTCTGCCGGACCGAGAACTTCCCCGGCGGCGAGTGCAAGACGGAGGGCCCCACCCGCAAGTGCTTGTGCAAGAGGATCTGCTAGCCGCCGGCGGCACTGGTCCTCCGGCCGTTGTCCGTGCGCTCTTCGTTCTCTTCGTCGGTTCCTCATGCACGCTGCGCCGTGACGCTGCAGCGGGCTGCAGTTTCCTCTCGCCTTGTTCTCTTTTCTTGGAATAAATTAAACTCGGTGCTGGTGATGCCGAGGTGTGATGCATGTGTAGCGTGTGGAACATCTCACTGTTGTTCTGCATCCGTAGGCACTCTATTAGTAGGCAAGATGATGTAAATTAAAGGTCCTCCTTTCAACATTGATGTAATGCAGTTTCGTGCCAGATCAGCTTAATTAAGTGCGGATTTTTCTTTAATTATCTTTATATCGATCTCGTGCCAGATCAGCTGTTAAATA
Coding sequences within it:
- the LOC112902196 gene encoding defensin-like protein CAL1; the encoded protein is MALSRRMAAPVLVFLLLLVATEMGPATVAEARHCLSQSHHFKGLCMSSSNCANVCRTENFPGGECKTEGPTRKCLCKRIC